TGTAGAGCTTATGCGGAAAGTGGGCTTGTAGGCGGTTTTAAGGTTTTCTTATTTGACATATGAAGTATGGTTGTATATATTGTAATAAGCACATATGTTGAACATGCTTCATATTCTTAAACACCAGTACAACGCAGCATGCTAAGGTATAGACGGAGATGCATGGTTGGGCTAGGGCTATGTGCGGTGGCGGGATTATATACAAGAGTTAGCTAgcataatatattaatatgtcaTACTTGGGCCTTTTAAGCGGCCTTGTACGAGGTAAGCAGGCAGCTTATCCGGATATGCGGCCCACTTAGCCTTGTAAACCCCGTAGACCAAACTTCAGTTATATTTGGCAAGGCCAATGGACCTAGTATAATATAGGCGGGTACCTACAAGGTCTGATTGTTCGCCTTTTAAAACATTGATTTGGAATGTAATTTTGCTTCATGATTCGCAGTTGTTCTATTAATTTAATAGGTTGAGGTAGTTTTCTTATGTTTggcatattattatattatttggATGGGGACTTCCCAACCTAGGAACCAGAGTATAAACTCGAGTTCCTCATTAATTTTCTCAAAGTGGCTGCTCGGGCTTTGCAAGCAGGCTAATATGTAGACCAGGACCTTCCTGAGTAATGCTGAGCGGTTAATCTACAATGTTTACAAGCTAACCGAGCTGCTTATTTGGATAAGCGACCTGCTTACCATGTACAAGGCCTATCCATGTTGACCAACAAAGTCCCAGGCATAGTTGTTCGGTAAATAAAGATGGATTGATTGTCCATAAATAAAGATAGGGTAGTTGATAAATTGGTGAATATCGGGTTCCTTTATTGGTGTATAAAGATGGTTTCAGTACTCTCTACATGCCTGCTTACAAGGCCGCTTTCTGCATAAGCTCTACAAGGTGGGGTGACCGCACCGCACTGCATACCGCTTTTTAGAACACTGAGTGATTGTGTGTAACAGAACTTACGATAAAATAATGTTTTAAGTTTTCATTGCTGTGTTtgggaaaatatctttaaataTGGTAACTTGAAATTTATGATTGCCACAAGATTTTCTTGCATGTTCTATCACATATCTGATCATTCTACTTCTGTAGGTCTGGATCCTAATGCGTCCTCATCTGAATCAAAAGAGGAAATGGACGCTCGGTCGGTATATGTTGGAAACGTAAGATTTTCATATCCTTTATTTACTATCTAAATCTATCTGATTGATCTGTTATCTGTAGTTTAAGTACCTAGGTTTATTATTAAGATTTATATTTTGCATAATGATTGCTTTTCAAACTAGAGATAAAGTTGTCGTTATCCGATAGCTCGAGAAGTCATTAAAGTGCATTTGTGATCTTTAAAGCTTTCACAGAATATCctatcttatttttttttcttatattcagtacatatatatacctcttgctCGTTTAGTTTGTTGAGCTGTTCCATTGCTTTAAACACACATCATTAACAACCCTATTTATATATAACAACTAAGGAATGCCTTTGTTTTCAGTTAATagtattttccaaaaaaaaaacttttcttctatctttatttatctttttaattttctgGTGCATTGATTGAGCGATGGCAATGCTCGCAGGGTAGTCTGCTGTCATCAAGTCTTTGAAATCAAAATTTTGGCGCCTGGTTGAATCTCAGGACAAGTTATAGTGTTAGCTTAGTGGGGGAAGAAAAATATcctcaaaagaaaagaaaaagaaaaagaaaaaaaggaaagattttgaaaaaaaaaatttaaaaaggaaaaagaaaaaaaaagagaaaagaaaaaaaaagagaaaaaaagtgaTAGGATGCCACCCCCCAAAGTTATGGCACTTGAGAATCACTGGCAGGGTGCATAGGTATTGTGACTGTAAGTGCATCTTCACATCTTTGCTGTTGACTCTTAAATCTGTATTGAAAGAATATTATGTATATTATGATGTTTATTCTGTTGGAATTCCTCTTTTATTCTATAATTTGTGGCTTAATATTTTACCATTCAATCAGTTTTGTTTGTTATCTTTCTCTTGTTCAGTTTCTTTGGTTTAATATGTCAGTGTAATATCTTTCCATCAGTCCGTAAATCCTTCAACAAATGATGTCTCACTGAGGTCTTGGCATAGAGTAATGATTGCACAGAGGGTGAAAATTGTGCACAAAGATTTAAGTGGCATGCATTATGATATGCCAATTTGTGCACAGTTTTATTTATATGTCTATACTACGATTTGTATTGCACGCGTCTATCTACTCCACAATTTTCTTGATACAAAATCTGAACTGGTACTCTTATCTCTTAATGTTTGGTTTTGCATGTTGATCTTTCTTATGCTTATTACTTAGCAATATATGTgccctcaattttttttcctgctgCTATGATCACTGCAGGTTGACTATGCATGCACCCCAGAGGAAGTCCAGCAGCATTTTAATTCCTGTGGAACGGTCAACAGGGTGACAATCCTGACAGACAAGTTTGGGCAACCAAAAGGTTTCGCTTATGTTGAATTCCTTGAAGTAGAAGCTGTTCAGGAAGCTGTTAAGTTGAACGAATCAGAACTGCATGGTCGCCAAATCAAGGTGAGATGTGAATTCATTTTAGTCAATCCAAAATTTGCTCCCTTGTTTACAGCCACCTATTTGGCATACTGACAGTCCATCCACTTTGATATACTCAAATTAGGTGGCGCCAAAGAGGACTAACGTCCCTGGGATGAAGCAGCCCCGCGGAGGCAGAGGATTCGGTGGTCATCCTTATATGAGGCCATATGGAGCACCATTTTACAATCCCTATGGTTATGGGTGAGTGAGAGTTTGCACTTTCTTGCTTAGCAAATACTAGCAACCTCGCTGTCTTTGTTCTCTCTGAGATAGAATCTTATGCCCAGTTTGCTCTCTTTGCGTTGCAGATACCCCAGATTCCGCCGTCCACGCAGGCCATACTTTTGAAGCTGTCTTCGTGGAGTCTTCAGCACATGACATTAGTCCAATAGCCCAAAGAATCCGTCGTTGTTGCTGTATTTCGATACTTCATAGTTAGCAACTATAAAGTTCGATCACTTTCTTCACAGGGTGTTTTTTGTTGTTTAAAGATATGTGCAAATTCAGGCAGCAGCATTATGTACTATTAACTTCGTTTATGTGGAAGTGCGCACTATTTTGGGTTTTGGCTGCATTTTTGGTTTCCATCTTTTCAATTCAATTATAGCTTATTGCTTCAATTGCCGTTGCCAGTAGCAGGATTAGTTTGTCTGCTTTTCTCTCACTATCTTGAGATGCATCGTATTTTAATCGTGGGAtgaatgaaaaatgattttttttattagtacgtGTAGGAcgaatgaaaaataaacttattttacgATGTAGTGGTAGGGAGATCACGAGCATACCCGCATACGGTTGTTTATCATTAACGTTTGGATAGTAGTAGTTTGTATCTCAAATTGTCACACACCCCAAGTAATTACAGTAGAAGATTTCACAAAACTTTCACCTCTTTCATAGTCGAAGCTTGTTTTTACCAAAGTCCCTGTATTTCTGAAAGCATTTGCTGCTCACACTGTTACAGTTATAAGGGGATGGAAGAGATTGGGAAAGAAGCAATGCTGTGAGCACAAAAGTATTTGTAAAGTTCCATCAACTGCCAAAGATATCATCTTAATCCAACGATTTAAAATTCATTATTAGCACAGGATCCCACCTCAAACAAAGGAAAAGCCACAGAATAATGTGGGATTGTCCATTGGGCATTCACTATTCAGACCAGACCTGATAAAACACCAAACGTACATATCGATAGCTGCTCCCATTGGAATGCCCAGCAGTGGTGCGTGCATTGCCAAAGTTGCAGAGTCAGAAAGAGAACGCCGTGGAAGCAGTGATGCATGGCAAATGTCAGGTGTAGCTTGCCTTGCAAGAGACAACTGACACGCCATGTAACTGATTCCAATCCAtctgacaaaagaaaaaaacactgCTTCATCACAAGATTTTAGGACAAAATCTAGGATCTGGCACCAGTGGCCACCATTGTCTGGTCTAAATGCAGGGTGGGCATCTCACTGTTACTTCTTGGAATTGCTATGACATGCAGTACTACACCTTCAATACTGTAGTCCCTGGCATACCAGGCCACATCTTGTCCAATAGAAAGGGAGATAGTAGTAGTAGAAGTCATAGAACCGCAGTATAAAAGAGAACTAGTACAGGATTACAGGCGCATGGAAAACCTCTGAAATAAATTACTAGTACTGAAACAAATTTGTAGCAACATTGTTTCAGTACTACCAGACcatgttgctattttttatgtataaaCACCAAACATTTTATACTACCAGATAGTTGGCTTCAAATATCTGCAAGCTAGGGGATGACACAAATACAAGCACATACTAGTACTAAGGAAGCTGATGTTTAAAACTTGAAGCACATAAGAGGAAGCAGCAGGAATACACAGGCACTTTTCTGAAGATCTTGATGCAGCTTTCATGGAGATGGCGGCCAATCAAAACCAGCATGGCTTTCACTAAATCCACCACCATAAAACCTTACTTCTAAGCCCTCAAGACCTTGACCATCGTCCCATATGCCCTCGTCATCGCTCCCCGCCGCATAATAATCATCATCCATGAGCTCCCAATAGATGGAATCATCCGAGTCATCGGAACACTCCTCCCAGAAGCTGTTCTCATAGCAGTCGTCCACATAGGGGCCAACGACTTTCAGCCCAGGATAGCTCTCTTGCAATAGTTTATCGTCAACATTCCAGCAGCCACGCAGATCTAAGAATTTGAGATCATGACACTGAGAGGCAATCTCAACAACAGCCTTCGTTGCAATGAGCATGTACCCTATCTCAAGATGACGGAGCTTTGGCATATTGCAAGCAATAGCACGAGCCTCATCATGTTGACTGGCCCTACCGACAACATCTGTAGGGTGCATGACTCGCCGAAGTCCGATCAGGGATTTACAATGCTTGCCGAATGCTTCTAGAGCACGAGCACCGATCTTAGTACAGCTGCTTATGTCCAAGAATGTAACGTTGGACAATCTTGGCGCAACATTTTCCACTAAGGAGTCGCTGATATCACTCCTTGGAAGCTCCATGGTTTTAAGTGACCGTGCACTTGCAAAAGCAAATAAGTACTATCAAACAAAACATAATGAAGTAGGATCACTAATAAATCACAAGAATTATGTACTGCATACCCCCGTTATTTCAGGTTTATAGATGGAAGGCTCACCGGATATGCCAAAATGGATATGTCTTGTGCAGTAAAAATATTCCAATTGAGAATATGTACTAAATCAGTTAATGGTACACACGACGTGGTGGGGGAATGTACAGGATACTGTATTGCTGCTTTCAGCATACATCATAATCAATCTACAGACAATTTAAAAGGCAAGGATCACTAGTACTATTTTGGCAACTGATAGACCTTAATAAACTGAAGTCTTTTCTGTTTGTACTGATGTGATTTGGATGGGCAGAATTTGACAGCATTAATCCCCAAAACATACATGGGGCATAGTTGTTTGGACACGGCCAAATCTAGCACATATTGATTGAAGTTTAATGTGtgaagataaataaataaaaggaaaCACCTTAGCATATGTCTACCTAATCAAGATGATCCAGAACACACGCTGCCCCTTGTCAATTCAAAGAGGATAGAGGATACTGTATCCCCGTGATCCAGTTCATATCATGCAGCTTCACAAATCATATATTACCTATCAATGCATCCCATGGCAATGTAGGCCATCTCTTGAGCAAACGGCCCAGCGCATTATGCAATGATGAGATGTAAATTAACTGTCTAATTCTCTAGCAAATTCATGTGCAACCGTCTGGTTATAAGGTATCGTACCGTTTCCATTCAAGCGATCTAACCTCTGCAATGAAGGAAAGGACCACACATGATAAAATGATTTTGATTAACTCTACTTACTGGTCCCCAATGAAGGTGAACAATGGATCGCCAGGCAGGCCGGACACGCTAATGCGGTGGAACGAGCCGCCGCTTCGGGCGACGAGCATGCGAACCATGCGCTTGAGCTGGTCCggcttgctctgctgctggctCCACTCCTGGATGTCGATCTCCTGCCAGCAGTAAGGCCCTGCAACCACCCGCCCCCAGGATTTGCAAACCCGCGGCACCACGGTGAGCACATCCTTGAGTGAGAGTTTGCGAAAGATGAGGCCCAGTGCGTCCGGTAGTAGCTCGTCCCAACACCTGTGCTCACTGCACTCCCCCATGCCTCAGTGCTGACCTTCAGAGGCGATATTTTTCGACTACCTGTGCCAAGAACAAAGATTAAGTAATTTTCTAGCAAGATTAACCTTAAAATTCACAAAATTTAAGTGATTTACTAAGGATTTTATAATTAAACGGCCTCGATTTCTTCCCCTCCTTGTGTCGGTGAACACAGTGCTAAAAATTATAGTTTTCTTAATAACTTTATTGGATGAAACACATGCTATACGCAATTCATAGGAAGAAAAtggcagagaaaaaaaatcccacaaTAAAGAGGCAAATACTAAGAATCCAAAAAAACTAAcagcaaattaaaaaaaaaatcccatcccCTTCCTGCGGACACGAggttcagttgaacccccaaTTTCTCGAGGAACACAGGCTGCTACGACTACGAGTACTACACAACGCATCAAAGAAATCCACAACAAACTGGATGATGGGTCAGTTCGAGGGGAAGAAACCAATCCAGCTTAATCCTCAAGACCGGGTGGCTCACATAAAATGgcgcaaaaaaaaagatggacaCGAGAGGGCGGGGttgggaaggagaggaggaggagggggcggtcACCGCACCTCGCCAGCCGgccttcccggcggcggcggcgcgcgcgcgaggaggggagggcgaggccgaCCTCCGGTCAGGATTCCTCCGGCTCGGCGctgcagagggaggagggagagacgCAGAGGATGcggggagaagagaggaaaaaaaggatggaggggaaggggaggcaaGGGCATCT
The Oryza sativa Japonica Group chromosome 6, ASM3414082v1 DNA segment above includes these coding regions:
- the LOC4340509 gene encoding polyadenylate-binding protein 2; this encodes MADEEHEVYGQEIPLDGEDVDMGAPGDEAAKMQELDEMKRRLKEMEEEANALREMQTKVAKEMQGLDPNASSSESKEEMDARSVYVGNVDYACTPEEVQQHFNSCGTVNRVTILTDKFGQPKGFAYVEFLEVEAVQEAVKLNESELHGRQIKVAPKRTNVPGMKQPRGGRGFGGHPYMRPYGAPFYNPYGYGYPRFRRPRRPYF
- the LOC4340510 gene encoding F-box protein FBW2, which produces MGECSEHRCWDELLPDALGLIFRKLSLKDVLTVVPRVCKSWGRVVAGPYCWQEIDIQEWSQQQSKPDQLKRMVRMLVARSGGSFHRISVSGLPGDPLFTFIGDHARSLKTMELPRSDISDSLVENVAPRLSNVTFLDISSCTKIGARALEAFGKHCKSLIGLRRVMHPTDVVGRASQHDEARAIACNMPKLRHLEIGYMLIATKAVVEIASQCHDLKFLDLRGCWNVDDKLLQESYPGLKVVGPYVDDCYENSFWEECSDDSDDSIYWELMDDDYYAAGSDDEGIWDDGQGLEGLEVRFYGGGFSESHAGFDWPPSP